A region from the Aphis gossypii isolate Hap1 chromosome 1, ASM2018417v2, whole genome shotgun sequence genome encodes:
- the LOC114130043 gene encoding endoribonuclease ZC3H12A-like, whose protein sequence is MFPFQRVLYPGCFPSSYPFWGLLNQARPSNLAVLNDTIMNDGALDLTLGSITGNRTMAHNNYGTVQYDDQIFRQVKTSPNLNERITFNAENSNDDTVRQQSNQPAQIVGQSFEFSSQSIQPVQHAGQSLQYNQPTQAQDFTSQEPTYFPRLISPPTASISLRIQRPIIIDGLNIGYAHGCHKRFSPKGITLCVEYFTDLGFQTVRVLLPHHRQGRRGSATKATITWLSDNGYVFFTPSRKIKDTRLTCYSDRIILEHAYKCGGVVVSNDNFRDLYGEDEKFREVIESRQIMIMFINDEIIVPSDQYSHRYPSLSLSNILYY, encoded by the exons ATGTTTCCATTCCAGAGAGTATTATATCCTGGTTGCTTTCCAAGTAGCTATCCCTTTTGGGGGCTTCTAAACCAAGCTCGTCCTTCCAATTTAGCAGTATTAAATGATACAATAATGAATGATGGTGCTCTAGACCTTACCCTGGGTTCTATCACTGGTAATCGTACTATGGCTCATAACAATTATGGAACAGTACAATATGATGATCAAATTTTTCGTCAAGTCAAAACTTCACCAAATCTAAATGAACGCATAACATTCAATGCTGAAAATTCTAATGATGATACAGTGCGTCAACAATCTAATCAACCTGCTCAAATTGTCGGTCAATCTTTTGAATTTTCTAGTCAATCTATTCAACCTGTTCAACATGCTGGTCAATCTTTGCAATACAATCAGCCTACTCAAGCACAGGATTTTACTTCCCAAG aacCTACTTATTTTCCACGTTTGATCTCACCGCCTACAGCATCAATATCTTTAAGAATACAAAgaccaattattattgatggcTTAAATATTGGTTATGC tcatGGATGTCACAAGAGATTTTCTCCAAAAGGCATTACTTTATGCGTAGAGTATTTTACTGATTTGGGATTTCAAACCGTGAGAGTTTTATTACCACATCATAGACAGGGAAGAAGAGGATCAGCTACAAAGGCAACCATTACTTGGTTATCAGACAAtggttatgttttttttacacccagtagaaaaattaaagatactCGTCTAACATGCTACAGTGATCG aatcatTCTTGAACATGCTTATAAATGTGGTGGAGTCGTTGTATCAAATGATAACTTTAGAGATCTATATGGAGAAGATGAAAAATTTAGAGAAGTCATTGAAAGCAG GCAAATAATGATCATGTTTATCAATGACGAGATTATTGTTCCATCTGATCAGTACAGTCATCGTTATCCAAGTTTGAgtctttcaaatattttgtattattaa